The Kiritimatiellia bacterium sequence AACGGATATGGTGCGCTGTTTTGTGTAAGCCAGGCCGGCGGGGTTGTAATAGGCGGCGTCCAGGGCCGTGCCCAGAGCCGCGCCGGCGCCGCCCATGCCTGCCGCGCGATCGCCGATGACATATTGTTGGTAGTTGGCTTCGTTGGCCCGGGTGTTCAATGCGCAGAAAAAAATTGCGCCGATAACCACGGCGCTGAAAACCGGACTGATTTTGATGGCTTTTATGTGCATTTGTTATTTTCCTTGTCGTTTTACAGAATGGGCCGCGGTTGTTCGCCGCCGTGCGAATTGATAATAACTGCAAAAGCTAATTATTAAAATACAATCTGTCAAGATTTTTCCGCTTAATCATAAAATCAGGCACATTAAAAAATATCGCTTTTTTTACGGCAGCAGTTATGATAAATCTTCATTTTGTTACGGTTGATTTGGCGGCTATAAAATGAACCCGGCTTTTTCCAGAAATATTCTTATCCAGGCGGCCTTGCTGATGGGTTTCTGGCTGGCATTGAGCGGCATCATGGATGTCTTTCATGTTGCCATTGGCGCCGTGGCGGTGGCGCTGGTGATCGTGCTCAGCCGGCGGACGCGGAACCGCCCGTCCGCCGGGGAAGAGAAGGTTCCCGGCGTGCGTTTGAACTTATTTCGCTTCCTACTCTTTATTCCCTGGCTGGTAAAGGAGATTGTTGTCGCCAGTTTGCAGGTTGCTTATATTGTCCTGCATCCGCGCGTGCCGGCCGATCCCGTGCTCCTGCGGTTCAAGACACGCCTGCCCGGCGCGGGCGCGCGGGTCATCCTGGGCAATTCAATCACCTTGACCCCGGGCACCCTTACTTTGCGGATTTGGCAGGATGAATTTCTGGTGCATGCGCTTTCCCCCGTCAGTTTTGGAGGTATAGTGAACGGAACATTGCCACGGCAGGTGGCCCGGCTCTATTCGCCGGCGGGACCGCAAAGCCCGGCCGGCCCGGTTTATGATCTGGTAGTTATCAAATCAAAAAAGGAGTTGTAATGGCAACCCCGTTTACCATTATGGCGGTAATTCTTACCGTCATCATTTTTATTCCGCTCTACCGGGTGGTGAAAGGGCCGACCCTCTGGGACCGCATGCTCGGGGCCGGCGCGATCGGGTCCAAAACCATGGTTCTGATCTGCATCATCGGGGTTCTTTACGATCGGATGGACATGTTTGTTGATATTGCCCTGGCCTATGCCGCTTTGAATTTCATCAGTGTAATCGCCATTGCGCGTTATTTGAATACCGCGAGGCCCAAAAATGGCTGATATTCAGGATATTATCGCGGTGATCATGGTCAGCGCCGGCGCGTTTTTCATGCTGATCGGCGGAATCGGCATCATCCGTTTGCCGGACTTTTTTGCGCGCACCCATGCCATCGGAAAAAACGATACCTTGGGAATCATGCTTATACTGGGCGGGTTGGCGGTGCATGTTGGTTTCTCTTTGATCAGCGTCAAGCTGGTTATTGCCCTGCTCTTTGTGGGGCTTACCAATCCCACCGCTTCCCATGCCCTGGCCCAGTCGGCCATTGTGTCCGGCCTGAAGCCATGGTTCCGCGGGGATGAGCCGGATTCCGGGGGGGAGGCATAAAATGCACTGGGAACTGGAAATCACGCTCTTTGTCTTCCTGATTGTTACCGCCGTCATCGCGCTTTCCGTCCGGGATCTGCTGACTTCGGTGGTGATCTTGAGCGTCTACAGTTTTCTGGCCGCGCTGATTTTTGTTTCAATCGGAGCGATTGACGTGGCCTTTACCGAGGCGGTCGTGGGCGCCGGCATTGTCGGCGTCTTCCTCGTCATAGCCATTTTTAAAACCACCCGGAGGTGCCAGGATTGAAATGGATTAATTTTTTACTGCTGGCTGCGTTTCTCGGGCTGATGCTCTATGCCGCCGCCGGTCTGCCCGGCCGCGCCGATCTGAACGCGCCTTTCAACCGTGATTTCAGTCCGGCCGGCACGCCGAACGCCGCCAATTATTATATTCATAATGCGTATAAAGACGCCCATACTCCCAATATCGTGACCGTGGTGCTGGCGGATTATCGCGGTTACGATACCCTGGGGGAAGAGACCGTGATTTTGACCGCCGGCCTGATCTGTTTTCTGATTCTGTTCCGGCCGGAGAAGAAAAACCATGCGACAGTCTGAAAATGATCCCATTACCCTGCTGGTGAGCCGTTTATTGACTCCTTTTATCATGCTTTTCGGGATTTATGTGATCTTTCATGGCCATTACAGTCCCGGCGGCGGTTTTCAGGGCGGCGCTATGCTGGCCGCCGCCTTGATTCTAACGCGGCTGACTTCCGGCATCAGGAACGCTCAACCGCAGTTTCAATCATCCCGCGCCATCCCTTTGGGGGCGTTGGGAGTGTTGATTTTTTTCGGGACCGGGCTGACGGCCATGCTGGCCGGCGGCGATTTTCTGGACTACAAATTTCTACCGCTGGCCGGATACGGCGCGGCCGTGCTGCGTTCTTACGGTATTCTTATCATTGAAATCGGCGTGGGATTGGCGGTCATGGCGATTCTGGTTGGAATTTGTGATAATCTTCTGGAGGACACGGACAATGCTTGATTTTTTGCTTGGCCATTATGCCTATTGGTTTATCCTGGCGCTTTTGACCATCGGACTCTATGGGATGATTATGAAAAGAAACCTGGTCAAAAAACTGGTCGGCATGACCATCCTGCAGTCGGCCATCATCCTTTTCTGGGTGGTCATCGCCTCAAAGTGGAATGCCACGGTGCCGGTCATAGTTCCCGAAATACCCTGCTCACAGGCGGCCAATTATATCAATCCTCTGCCCCATACCCTTATGCTGACCGCCATCGTGGTCGGGGTGGCCACCCTGGGAGTGGCGCTGGCCCTGCTGATTATTATCTATCGCAATTATAAAACTCTTGAAGAAAATGTCTTAATTGACAGGATGAAATGACTCTCCCGAATTCGCCGGCTTTGATCCCGGTTATTTATCTGGCCGCTTCTCTGTTTATCGCCCTTGCGGGCATGCGCCGCAAAAGGACGGCTTATCCGCTGGCGCTTTTCGCCGCCGCCGCGGCTTGTTCGGTCGCCATATTTAATATTCCCCTGGCGCTGTGCGCCGGAGCGGTCCATTACTGTTTTGGCGGATGGCCTCCGCCCATCGGGATTGAATATGTCCTGGATCCCCTCTCGGCCTTTGTAACCGCCGTGATGGCTTTGATTTCTCTGGCCGTCCTGATTCATTCCCGCCGTTCCGTGCCGCTTGAGCTGGCCGGAAAAGAGGCCCCTTACTACACCGTCCTGATGCTTTTATTGTGCGGATTCAACGGCATTGTGCTGACGGGAGACTTTTTTAATCTCTATGTCTTTCTGGAAATCGCTTCGCTGGCGGGATACGGCCTGGTTGGCCTGGGCGAAAAGCGGTCGCCGGTGGCCGCTTTCCGGTACCTGATCATGGGCACCCTGGGCGCTTCTTTTTACCTGATGGGGCTTGCCTTTCTCTATCTGGCCACTGGCTCCCTGAACATGGCGGATGTTGCGCGCATTCTTCCCCATGTTTCCGGCGCCCCGGTTTTATTCACAGCCGTCTCTCTGATGACCATCGGCCTGGGCATTAAAATGGCGGTCTTTCCCCTGCACGGCTGGCTGCCGGACGCCTATACCTATGCGCCTTCCACCTCCGTGGCCATTCTGGCGCCTCTTGGAACCAAAATCGCCGCCTATGCCATTATCCGCGTGTTGTTTTATATTTTCGGTGTCCAGTATGTGAGCCGTGATTTTCCCGTCACAACCGTGATCGGCTGGCTTTCCGCATTTGGAATCATTTACGGCTCAATAATGGCCATGACCCAGACGGAATTGAAGCGCATGCTGGCTTACAGCAGTGTGGCGCAGATCGGTTATATCGGCATGGGGATTGGCCTTGCCTCGCCCCTGGGATTGATCGGGGCGGTCCTGCATGTGCTCAATCACGCGTTCATGAAAGCCTGCCTGTTCCTGGTGGCCGGCAATCTCCGCGCCCGGGCCGGACATACCCTGATCTCCGCCTTGAACGAATCATACCGCAGGAAAATGCCCTGGACTTTCGCGGCCTTTACGGTCGCGGCCCTTTCCATGATCGGCGTCCCGCCCCTGGCCGGTTTTTTCAGCAAGTGGTACCTGGCCCTGGCCGCCATTGACGCAAACAACTGGATTTTCCTGGCGGTTATTCTGCTCAGCAGTCTCTTGAACGCAGTCTATTTTTTCAACATACTGGAGCGGGTCTATCTCCGGCCTTCCGGCGCCTCCGTTCCGGAAGCGCGATCCGGGGCGGAGCTTGCCGGGCCGCAAAGTGAAGCCTCGCCTTCATTGCTGGCGCCAACCCTGGCGCTGGCGCTCGGCATCCTGGCATTGGGATTGTTCAATGCTGTGATAGTTAAAAAACTGATTCTGCCGATGCTCCCCGCGGGCATGTGAGAATTTCGGGGGTATCCTGCCGTCTTCCGGCTGATTCCGGGTTTGACGTTGGGTTGTCAGGCTGAAAGTCGTTCCGGCAAACCGCGGCACAACCAAGTCAAATGCCCGGCCGGGGCTATGCCGGCCGCCGCCGCGCGCCAAGCCGCTTTTTGATTTCAATTGCCGTGAAGATAATCAACCCGATGGCGGTAATTTTTATCCAGGCCGGCCCGCTGATCGGCGCGCTGTGAAACAACTTGTTCATGAAAGGCGCATAGGTGAAGAGCAGTTGCGCCGCGAGCATGGTCGCTATGCCGCCCGCGATCCACATGTTGGAAAAGAAGCCCAGCGAGAAAAACGAGCGCGTGAGCGAACGGCAGTTCAAGAGGTAGAATGTTTCCACGATAACGATCGTATTAACCACCGCGGTCCGGGCCTCGGGCAGGGTTGTGCCCTGGTTCTTTTCCATGAGGAAGACCGCAAATCCGCCCGCGACCATGAAAATTGAGACGAGCGCTATCCGCAGGATTAACAGCGGAGTCAGAATCGGCTGGCCGGGATCGCGCGGCGGCCGCGACATAAGGCTCTGTTCCTTGGGCTCAAAAACCAGCATCAGGCCCAGCAGCAGGGCGGTGCTCATGTTGATCCACAAGAGCTGGACCGGCAGGACCGGCAGGGCCGTGCCGAGAAGAATCGCGGCCAGGATGAGCAGTCCCTCGCCGCCGTTGGTCGGCATGGTCCAGGTGATGAACTTGGTAAGATTGTCAAATACATTCCGTCCTTCCTCCACCGCCGCCTCAATTGAGGCAAAGTTGTCGTCGGCCAGAATCATGTCCGCCGCGCCCTTGGCCACATCCGTGCCGGTGATTCCCATGGCCACGCCTATATCGGCCTGCTTGAGAGCGGGGGCGTCGTTCACGCCGTCGCCGGTCATGGCCACGATGTGGCCGCGGCTTTGCAGGGCGCGCACGAGGCGCAGTTTTTGCTCGGGCGCGACACGCGCAAATATGGCCGCGCGTTCGGCGGTTTCCGCCAGTTGATCGTCGGGGATTTGCTCCAGTTCGCCGCCGGTTACGGCCTCCGCTTGTCCGGTGCTGCCTTTTCCGCCGTGCAGGCCGAGTTGCCGGCCGATGGCGCTGGCCGTGCCCTTGTGGTCTCCGGTGATCATCTTTACTTCAATTCCGGCGCTTTGACATTGCGCTACCGCGCGGATGGCTTCCGTGCGCGGCGGATCAATCATGCCCTGCAGTCCCAGCAGGGTGAGGCCGCCCGCCACGTCTTCATGCGCGAGCTTTGCGTGGTCCGCCGGGACGCGGCGGCGCGCGAAGGCCAGCACGCGCAGTCCCTGCGCCGTCATTTCTTCAACGGCGCGATTGGCCGCGCCGGCATCAAGCGGGATTTCGTTTCCGGCGCCGTCAAGGACTTTGGCGCAGCGGGCCAGCAAACGTTCCAGCGATCCTTTCTTGTAGATCGTGCGGCCGCCGCCGTCGCGGTGCAGGGTGGCCATGAACATGTGCTCGGACTCAAAAGGGATCACATCCACGCGCGGGAGGCGCGCGGCGGTTTCCTGAGGGTCAAATCCGGCTTTTTGCGCGGCCACGATAAGCGCGGCTTCGGTGGGATCGCCTTCCACCTTTAGCCGGCTTTCGTGGCGCGCGAGCTGGGAATCATTGCAAAGTAAACCGGCGAGCAGGCATTCATTCAGCGCCGGGCTTGTTTTCAAATCCGCATGCCGGCCGCCGCTCATTATTTCACCGGCTGGTTCGTAGCCGCCGCCGGTAACTTCAAACACCTCCCCGCCGGCCCAGATGCGGCTGACGGTCATTTGATTTTCAGTGAGCGTGCCGGTTTTATCCGAGCAGATAACGGTTGTGCTGCCGAGCGTTTCCACGGCGGGCATCTTGCGGATAATGGCGCGGCGCTTGGCCATGCGGGCGACGCCGATGGCCAACGTGATGGTTACGGCCGCCGGCAGACCCTCGGGAATCGCGCCGACCGCGAGCGCCACCGCCGCCATAAACATATCCGCCACTGACTCGCCGCGCAGTAATCCCACCACAAAAGTCAGCGCTGCCAGGCCAAGGATCACATAGAGCAGAAGCCGGCTGAATTCGGCGATCTTGCGCGTGAGCGGCGTGGACAGGTCCACCGCCCCGGAAATCATCGTGGCAATGCGGCCCATCTCGGTCCGGTTGCCGGTGGCGACGACCACGCCTTCGGCCTGGCCGTAAGTGACGAGCGTGCCGGCGAATCCGTAATTTCTGCGGTCGCCCAGCACGGTATCGGCGGGCAGCAACTGGACGTTTTTCTGCGCCGGCACGGACTCGCCGGTGAGCGCGGCTTCCTCCACCTGGAGACTGCGGACCGCGAACAGGCGCAAGTCAGCGGGCACGCTGTCGCCGGATTGCAGCAGGACGATATCGCCCGGCACCAGTTCGGCCGAGGGAACGCGCTGTTTGCGGCCCGCGCGTCGCACGGTTGCTTCGGTGCGGACCATTTTGGCCAGCGCCTCAATGGCCCGTTCGGCTTTGAATTCCTGAATGAACCCGACGATGGCGTTAACAATGACCACGCCGAAAATGACGGCCGCATCCACCCACTCGCCCATCGCGGCGGAAACGGCGGCGGCGGCGAGCAGGATGTAGACGAGCGCCTGATTGAACTGCTGAATGAATTTCAGCCAGGCCGGAGTGCCGCGCCGCGCGGTCATCTGGTTCAGGCCGTACTCGGCCCGGCGGCGTTGCGTTTCTTCGGCGGAAAGGCCCTCTTGAAAATTTACCTCCAACCGCCGGGCGGCTTCTTCCGCCGGCAGTTGGTGCCATCGGGTTTCATGTAAAGGGGGTGTGATCATATGCTGAAATCTTCCATTTGAATTTATATTCCGGACTTTTAACAACTCAAGCGCGGGAAAGCAAACCAAAAAAGACGGCCGAATTACAGGCTTCTCTAAATCGGATGTTTGTGCTACAAAACATCCGCGTTATTATTTACGGCCAAACTCCGGCAGCAGCATAAAAAGCGCGCAATTCAGCAGCCGGAATGCGGGGCAAAATTAAGCGAAAGTTTTATGAGCATGGATACAGTCTATACATCTTTTGTGCCGCTCTGCGCCGTGCTGGTTTCTTTGCTGGCGGTCCCCTTGATTCTTTTCAGTTCGCGTCATCCCAACCTGCGGGAGTTCTGGACAATCCTGGCCGGCCTGATAAAATTCGGTCTGGTTCTTTCGCTTGTTCCGGGCGTTCTGGAAGGACGCATGGCGGTCTTTCGTCTCATGGAAATCTCGCCCGGCATTGAGCTGGCCCTCAAAGCCGATGCCTTCGGCGTATTTTTTGCGATAATCTCTTCCGGCCTGTGGATTCTGACTTCCTTTTATTCCATCGGATATATGCGGGGCCTGGCCGAGCACAAGCAGACCCGCTATTTTTCCTGTTTCACGGTGTGTCTTTCGGCCACGATCGGCATTGCCTTTGCGGCCAACCTGCTGACCTTCGTGGTCTTTTACGAAATCCTGACCGTTGCCGCCTATCCGCTGGTCATTCACAAGGAGACCAGGGAAGCCGTTCTGGCCGGTAGAAAATACCTGCTTTACACCCTTACGGCCGGCGTGCTCTTGATCGCCGCCACGGCCTGGACCTATCAAATCAACGGCAGCCTGGATTTCAAACCGGGCGGCATGTTCACGGATATTTCATTTTCTTCCGGCACGCTCACGGCATTGTTCTTCCTGTTCCTGGGCGGAGTGGGGGTCAAGGCCGCCATTATGCCTCTCCACAGCTGGCTGCCGACCGCCATGGCGGCGCCCACGCCGGTCAGCGCCCTTTTGCATGCGGTGGCGGTGGTGAAAGCCGGCGTATTCGGAATTGTCCGCGTGGCGGGATTCGTTTTCGGCCCGGAACTGATGCGGGCATTCGGATTAAACACAATCCTGGCGGTGTTCGCGGGCGCCACCATTATTCTGGCCTCTTTGCTGGCATTCAAGCAGGATAATTTGAAGCGGCGGCTGGCTTACTCCACCATTGCGCATTTATCCTATGTGGCGCTCGGAACGGCCTTGTTATCCCCGGCGGCATTTGCGGGCGGGATCATGCACATCGCCAGCCATGCCGTTATGAAAATCACGCTCTTTTTCTGCGCCGGTGCCATTTATGTGACTTTGCGCAGGGAAAATGTCAGCGAATTGGACGGGGCCGGCAAAATCATGCCTTTGACTTTTCTGGCCTTTGCCGCGGTGGCCGCCGGGCTGGCCGGCATTCCGCCGCTGAACGGGTTTGTCAGCAAGTGGTATCTCGGGCTCGGCTCTCTGCAGGCGGGGACATGGATCCCGCTTGCCATCCTGATAATCAGCGGACTGCTCAACATCGGTTATTTATTTCCGGTTGTGTATCGCGCCTTTTGCAAACCGGCCGCGGAATCGTTTCGCCGGCCCGGCGGCGCTGAAAACCTGCGCGGAAAATGGGAGGCTTCGCCGGCCATGCTGGTCCCGCTTCTCATCACCGCCTTGTTTTCCATTTTGCTCGGCCTGAATCCCGACTTGTTTTTCCATTTTTACCGCCTGGCCGTCCAAATCAGCGCCGGCGTGCTGGGGGGAGGGGGACTATGAACACATGGCGCTGGATTATGCTGGGCATAATAGCCCTTCTTTCTGTTTTTGTTGCGGCGTCCCTGCCGGGCGAGCCGGCGCATGGTTACTGGTGGGACCGTATTCCGGCGTTCTATATTTTTTACGGCTTCGCCGGATGCGTCCTGATCATCGTGTTTGCAAAAACGCTTGGCAAACTGTTCCTGCAGAGAAAAGAGGATTACTACGATGATGTTGACTGAACTCTTTTTTGCGGCGGCAAGGATGGCGGTTCTTCCCGCGGTTATCCTTGTCTTGGGCGCGCTGGCATTGCCGTTGCTCCCCCGTGCGCATCGGTCGTTTTTCTTTCTGGCATTTCCGCTGCTGGCCCTCTATGCGGTCTGGGCCCTGCCGGGCGAGCCGGCGGTCGCCATCCGGGTCATGGACTATCAACTGATCCTTTTCCAGGCTGATTCTCTCAGCCGGGTGTTTGGCACCGTGTTCAGCCTGATCGTTTTTATCGGTGGTATTTACGCGTTTCATCTGCGGGACACCGGCCAGCAAAGCACGGCCCTGCTCTATGCTGCCGGCGCATTGGGCGTAACGTTTGCCGGTGATTATTTTACCCTGTTTATTTTCTGGGAAATTATGGCGGTGGCCTCAACATTCCTGGTCTGGGCGCGGCGTACGCCCGAGTCCGGCCGGGCGGGAATGCGCTACCTACTGATGCATGTCTTCGGTGGCGGCCTGCTTTTTGCCGGCATTCTCCTGTATTATCTTCAGAACAACTCATTGCTTCTGGAAAAATTATTGCCGGACGGGTCCGCGGCCGCCTGGTTTATCATGGCCGGAGTGGCCTTGAATGCGGCGGTTCCGCCCCTGCATGCCTGGCTCACGGACGCCTATCCCAAAGCCACGGTTACCGGCGCAGTGTTTATGAGTGCGCTCACCACCAAGACGGCGGTGTATGTGCTGATCCGTCTTTTTCCCGGCTGGGAAATTCTGCTTTACTTAGGCGTGATGATGGCGCTGTACGGCGTGGTGTTCGCCGTGCTAGCCAATGATATCCGCGAAATTCTTGCCTATCATATCGTCAGCCAGGTGGGCTACATGGTGGCCGGGGTGGGAATCGGAACCGAGATGGCTTTAAACGGTTCAACCGCCCACGCTTTCAGTCATATCCTTTATAAAGCGCTCCTGTTCATGGGTGCCGGGGCGGTTTTACAGACCACCGGCAAAAGCAAGCTTACCGAATTGGGCGGTTTGGCAAAGTCCCAACCGCTGATGCTCTGGCTGTATATGATCGGGGCCTTTTCCATTTCCGGGTTTCCGTTATTCAACGGATTTATTAGCAAATCCATGGTGGTTGCCGCGGCTGGCGAGGCCCATTACGGGTGGGCAGTGCTTCTTTTATTACTTGCCTCGATGGGAACATTTCTTCATACCGGATTGAAGTTGCCGTATTTTACCTGGTATGCCGAGGATCGTTGCATCACGCCCCTGAAAGCGCCTAAAAATATGCTGATCGGAATGGCCCTGGCGGCATTTCTATGCATGCTTTACGGAGTCATGCCCTCTTTACTCTACCGAATATTGCCTTATTCTGTTGACTACCGGCCTTACACCATTGCCCATCTGGCGGAAACCACCCAAATCCTGATATTTACTTTTGTGGGTTTCTGGGTTTTAAGGGAAAAACTGGCCGGAACATCAACCATAACCTTGGATACAGATTGGTTTTATCGCTGGCCGGCACGACCGGTGCGGCGCTATTTTGTGGATACCGTGGATGCTGTGTTTAGCGCCGCCGAAACCTTCATTTCCGGCCTCGTCCGCTCTCTGGCGGCTTTCCGGCATAATCCGGCCGTTATTTTCAGCCACGCGGCCGGACGGCAAACTTTCAACCCCGACTTCTACCGCCCCGCCACGCAGTTTTTGATTGTCGCGGTTCTGCTTGTCTTTGTGATTCTGGCGGCGTGGGGGTTGTTGGCGGCCGGCAAATTCCGGTGAAGCGATTTTTAAAACGGTCCGGCATGCATTCCGGCGTGCTGCGATCGGTTGTTGAATTTCATGAACTGGCGGTTTTAGCGCCAGTTTGAAAATCATCATTCCATTTTCCCATCGGTAAAAATTTTCCTGATTTTATTCGCCGCATTTTGTGGACAGGTCCGGGAAAATATGGATAATATCCGAACCTATGCGGGAATTTTTATTTCAGACCAGCATTGCCGGCATTGAGATATGGCGTGTCCTTGTTTTTTTTGCGGCAATTTTGCTGGCCCTTGTCGCGGGGCGGCTGGCCCGTTTTTTCATGGAGCGGGCGGCTAAACATTCGCGCGCCCGGGGCCGGGAATTGCCGGGCCTGGCCTGCGCCGCGCTGGCGCGGCCGGTTGTCATGGCGGCTTTTACGCTGGGCTGGTGGTTCGGCATAACCGCGCTGGCGAGCGCCGGTCCGGCTATCATAAGCGCGGCCGAGACCGTCGGTTACATCCTGAACGCCATTGCCATCGGCTATGCGCTTTACGCGCTGGTTGATGTCGTTGACCATTATCTCCTCAATCTTGCCGCGAAAACCGAAAGCAAAGTGGACGACGTGCTCGCGCCGCTGGTTGGTAAAAGTCTCCGGATCACCGTTTTTGTGCTGGTGCTGGTCAATGTTATCCAGCAAATCAGCGGCAAGAGCATCACCACCATCCTGGCCGGGCTGGGGGTCGGCAGTCTGGCCGTCGCGCTCGCGGGCAGGACACGATAAGAAACTTTTTCGGCTCGCTGGTCATTCTTGCGGACAAGCCGTTTGAGATCGGCGAGCGGATCGTCTTTGACGGGCATGACGGTCCGGTGGAACGCATCGGTTTTCGTTCAACGCGAATCCGCACGCTGGAAGGGCACCAGGTAACCATCCCGAATTCGGAGATGGTCAACAAAACCTTGCAGAACATCGGCAAGCGTCCGTATATCCGCCGGCTGGCGAACATCACTATCACCTACGGCACGTCCCCTGAAAAAGTTCAACGCGCGCTGGATATCATCAAGGAAATTTTAAGCAATCACGAGGGCATGAACCCCGAATTTCCCCCGCGCGTTTTTTTCAGCGGCTTCAACGATTCTTCCCTGAATCTCATGATGCTTTACTGGTATCACCCGCCGGATTACTGGAAATACATGGCATTTTCCGAACAGGTCAATTTTCTGATCCTGGAACGCTTCAACGCCGAAGGCATTGAGTTTGCCTTCCCGAGCCAGACGGTTTATCTTGCCGATGACGCCAAGCGCCAGGCGGCATTAAACAGTTATCAATAAAATTCTGCGCAAGAAGCGCAGGATTTTATTGCAAATATTTTCTGATTATGATCATGCTGGCAGAAGCTGACCGCGTAATAATGGAATAAGCGTCATTTTCTTTAATTTCAAGGAGGCAGCGACGATTAATTTAAGGCATAGGAATTTCAAAGACATATGTTCGTCCGAAAATCCCGTAGGGGCGTCGCTTGACGACGCCCGCCGGAAGGGCTTCGCAAGCGAAGCCCCTACGTCGAACGGGATAATAGTTGCCCCCGATGCGCTTCGCGATCGGGGACCTAATTCAACGTATAGGAATTTCAATGTTGTCTATTTTTTGTAGGGGCTTCGCTCGTCGAAGCCCTCTGAAGGGGCGCGACAAGCACGCCCCCTACATGCGAAAAATAACAGTTGCCGCCTTTTGGCGGCCTAATTGACCGAGAGCAGTCAAATGATACTTGTAGGAACAGACAGCTTTTTTGATCAGTCCATGGTAGCGCAGACGCTGGCAAATGCGCGAAATTTGCGCCGATGTTTTGTCCAGTCGTTTCCGCAGGTCGGCGTTGCGGAACCCGAAGGATTGGGCTTGGCCTTGGGCCACCGTCAGGAAGACCTGTTCATCGTCTTCGTCAAAGAGATTATTGAAACAGGCGGTGCCGTCGCGGTGTTCCACCTTGCTAATGATCCGGTCGAAACACGAATAGGCGCCGAGAATATCATCGGCATGTCGTTCAAGAAAAGATGTTTGCATAGTGAACCTCCTTGTTGGGAGGCTGTTGTATCAGAAAGTTATCACCCGGCATAGCCGGAACCCTTTATGGTTCCGGCTATGCCGGGTTGGGGTTATTGCGCGGTCAACAATAATGAATGCGCTGGACTGGAGTATTGTCGCCGTTTACATGCTCGGCATGATCGGTTTGTCCCTGTGGCTGGGCCGGACCCAGCGGACAGGCAGGGATTATTTCGTGGGCGGCAACCGGGTCGGCCACTGGGCGATCGGGATATCCATCCTGGCCACCCAGTGTTCCACCAACAGCCTGATGGGCGCGCCCGCCTTCGTCATAGCCGTCGGCGGCCTGCTCTGGCTGCAATACGAACTGGCCGTGCCGCTGGCGATGATCGGCATCATGATGTTTCTTTTGCCGTTTTTCCGGAGCCAGCGCGTCGTGTCGGTCTATGAATATCTGGGACGTCGTTTCGGGCCGGGCAGCCGGATGATGCTTTCGCTCCTTTTTCAGTTCCTGCGCGCCTTTTCCACGGGGGTGACGGTCTACGGTATTTCGCTGGTCATCCAGCAA is a genomic window containing:
- a CDS encoding cation-transporting P-type ATPase, which codes for MITPPLHETRWHQLPAEEAARRLEVNFQEGLSAEETQRRRAEYGLNQMTARRGTPAWLKFIQQFNQALVYILLAAAAVSAAMGEWVDAAVIFGVVIVNAIVGFIQEFKAERAIEALAKMVRTEATVRRAGRKQRVPSAELVPGDIVLLQSGDSVPADLRLFAVRSLQVEEAALTGESVPAQKNVQLLPADTVLGDRRNYGFAGTLVTYGQAEGVVVATGNRTEMGRIATMISGAVDLSTPLTRKIAEFSRLLLYVILGLAALTFVVGLLRGESVADMFMAAVALAVGAIPEGLPAAVTITLAIGVARMAKRRAIIRKMPAVETLGSTTVICSDKTGTLTENQMTVSRIWAGGEVFEVTGGGYEPAGEIMSGGRHADLKTSPALNECLLAGLLCNDSQLARHESRLKVEGDPTEAALIVAAQKAGFDPQETAARLPRVDVIPFESEHMFMATLHRDGGGRTIYKKGSLERLLARCAKVLDGAGNEIPLDAGAANRAVEEMTAQGLRVLAFARRRVPADHAKLAHEDVAGGLTLLGLQGMIDPPRTEAIRAVAQCQSAGIEVKMITGDHKGTASAIGRQLGLHGGKGSTGQAEAVTGGELEQIPDDQLAETAERAAIFARVAPEQKLRLVRALQSRGHIVAMTGDGVNDAPALKQADIGVAMGITGTDVAKGAADMILADDNFASIEAAVEEGRNVFDNLTKFITWTMPTNGGEGLLILAAILLGTALPVLPVQLLWINMSTALLLGLMLVFEPKEQSLMSRPPRDPGQPILTPLLILRIALVSIFMVAGGFAVFLMEKNQGTTLPEARTAVVNTIVIVETFYLLNCRSLTRSFFSLGFFSNMWIAGGIATMLAAQLLFTYAPFMNKLFHSAPISGPAWIKITAIGLIIFTAIEIKKRLGARRRPA
- a CDS encoding monovalent cation/H+ antiporter subunit D family protein, with the translated sequence MDTVYTSFVPLCAVLVSLLAVPLILFSSRHPNLREFWTILAGLIKFGLVLSLVPGVLEGRMAVFRLMEISPGIELALKADAFGVFFAIISSGLWILTSFYSIGYMRGLAEHKQTRYFSCFTVCLSATIGIAFAANLLTFVVFYEILTVAAYPLVIHKETREAVLAGRKYLLYTLTAGVLLIAATAWTYQINGSLDFKPGGMFTDISFSSGTLTALFFLFLGGVGVKAAIMPLHSWLPTAMAAPTPVSALLHAVAVVKAGVFGIVRVAGFVFGPELMRAFGLNTILAVFAGATIILASLLAFKQDNLKRRLAYSTIAHLSYVALGTALLSPAAFAGGIMHIASHAVMKITLFFCAGAIYVTLRRENVSELDGAGKIMPLTFLAFAAVAAGLAGIPPLNGFVSKWYLGLGSLQAGTWIPLAILIISGLLNIGYLFPVVYRAFCKPAAESFRRPGGAENLRGKWEASPAMLVPLLITALFSILLGLNPDLFFHFYRLAVQISAGVLGGGGL
- a CDS encoding Na(+)/H(+) antiporter subunit D: MMLTELFFAAARMAVLPAVILVLGALALPLLPRAHRSFFFLAFPLLALYAVWALPGEPAVAIRVMDYQLILFQADSLSRVFGTVFSLIVFIGGIYAFHLRDTGQQSTALLYAAGALGVTFAGDYFTLFIFWEIMAVASTFLVWARRTPESGRAGMRYLLMHVFGGGLLFAGILLYYLQNNSLLLEKLLPDGSAAAWFIMAGVALNAAVPPLHAWLTDAYPKATVTGAVFMSALTTKTAVYVLIRLFPGWEILLYLGVMMALYGVVFAVLANDIREILAYHIVSQVGYMVAGVGIGTEMALNGSTAHAFSHILYKALLFMGAGAVLQTTGKSKLTELGGLAKSQPLMLWLYMIGAFSISGFPLFNGFISKSMVVAAAGEAHYGWAVLLLLLASMGTFLHTGLKLPYFTWYAEDRCITPLKAPKNMLIGMALAAFLCMLYGVMPSLLYRILPYSVDYRPYTIAHLAETTQILIFTFVGFWVLREKLAGTSTITLDTDWFYRWPARPVRRYFVDTVDAVFSAAETFISGLVRSLAAFRHNPAVIFSHAAGRQTFNPDFYRPATQFLIVAVLLVFVILAAWGLLAAGKFR
- a CDS encoding mechanosensitive ion channel codes for the protein MGERIVFDGHDGPVERIGFRSTRIRTLEGHQVTIPNSEMVNKTLQNIGKRPYIRRLANITITYGTSPEKVQRALDIIKEILSNHEGMNPEFPPRVFFSGFNDSSLNLMMLYWYHPPDYWKYMAFSEQVNFLILERFNAEGIEFAFPSQTVYLADDAKRQAALNSYQ